Sequence from the Miscanthus floridulus cultivar M001 unplaced genomic scaffold, ASM1932011v1 fs_632_1_2, whole genome shotgun sequence genome:
atataaccttgccccttgcattgcatcctagcaagtaggtagttttcaatttttaaaattctattatttggttgctttggtcgtgttgtcatcaatcaccaaaaagggggagattgtaaggaaaatggaccctagtcccatttactttggattttggtgtttgatgaccaacacaaccaaattggactaaagaatttgcaagtgtttgttttgtagttcaatagggtgcaagacgtgacttggacgaaggcgacgtgatgatccgatgatcaacaccataagcaagaccttagaagcacaagagaaaacccaagatatcaagcaaagtccaagcacgaaaatAGGAACCAAGACGGAcgtaagatcgtgaagaaacgagctcacagtggtggccggaagcttgatagtgaagacggcggggagcatctgggaggggcttgccgaaaggcacgtcggagacccacttgcgcgtggggaaggcccgatgcTATCCACGGACTTACCTGACCaaaagcttggcccttgcgaggggctccaacggagactagggggaagcttgcgtgcttcttgatacctcggtaaaaataccggagtggtcgatgggagtttgcatatctctaccttgctctttagcttccgcatttacattgatttttttacctcttttgcggtagagatagcaatacactagcaaaaccataggcgcacatttagatagtttatcttttgcataggttttgctaaggttagaaaaagaggccatagtttagagttagaattttaagttgcctaattcacccccccccctcttaggcgtcacagtcccctATAGTTCTAAAACTACAGTTTCTTGATAGTATAGTTTCTTAATACTACAAGACCAAAACAAGACCTAAGAGTTTTAAAACCCCTTTAGGGCATGTTCTGTTCCCAGGAATGGATCTATGGAACGattccaatctaaaatgttttgcTCATTTATACGATCTTTGATCATCTGAAATGATTCTTGGTGGAATCAGGGCTAAACGAGCGATCCCTTAGTCGGCCTCCGTGATCCTACAGATGGCAGCGGCGGTCGTGTGTGAACGACAAGGGGATCACGGCGGATGCATATCAAGGTGTGGACGGTAATGGTGGTGATTGATGTGGCAATGATGGTGGCGATGCCATGCATGGTCCGCCTTGCCTCTCTATCACGTGTCACCCGAGAGAAAACAGAAAAGCCTCCTCAACACGAGCGTACTGGAGAAGCCGTCCATAAGAAAAACTCAGGGCTCCTAGATGCCAAGGTGCTTTGGCCCGGAGCGCGCTTGATGTTGCGCACGGGATTAGCCCGGGGAAAACCGTGGATTGGATCTGGCAATGTATACACAGGCCTTGTTTTGGTATAGTTTAGACTTCATAGGTTTAATTTTTGTGGCTTCGGTTTCATCTTTGTTCTATTTGCTTGATTTTTGCAAAAAACATTCTCGTATGTGCATGTTTTATAAATTGGTAGTTTTTTTTAAACTACTTGTGGAGAAGCGCTTACAAAAGTCCTACCAAAGGAAGTCATACTCTAAGTTGACCTCAAGAACGGGTCTATGTGCACTTGGATCTTCAAAAGGCAACATCGCAGGCTACAGTCAAAATCACGTCAAGGTCTTGTTTGAATGTAGTCGGATTCACATTAATCCACGTATTGTTGAGGTGGATTGGAGTGAAACCTAAACTAAATTATGGGGGCTGCTATTTCTCAGGTGCCTGAAATTTAAGTTTTTTTCAGGCAAGAACAGTGTCCATTAGATCTTAATCTAACCATCCAGGAAACCAACACTATACAAGTTCTTTCTCTTCGTCTCTTGATCTCTCTTGGTCCTTGATTTCAGGCATCTGAATTATAGGAAACGTGCTAAATTATATTCCAATCcactcaacacatgtggattgactTTGAATCCGCCCACTCATTCCAAAGGTGAGCAAACACCCACTGCAGCCCAACCAAATATCTAGCGAGGCAGCGGGGTGGACCTCTAGTTCCCTCGTCAACACGACACATCACATTCCCTGGCCTCCTAATATCTAGCTCGTTTTCGGCCATTCCACACGTCGCCTTCCCTTCCTGCAGGCGCTGCAGCTGCTGCTACCGATGGACACGACGGCGTCGGAACCCTCGTCGCCGCGCAGCCGGCAGCTGCAGGGCAAACGCCCTCCGCGGCTCGGCGTTAACGCGGAGTCGCTCAAGATCAAGAAGCCGGCCGTCACGCCACGGCCGAAGAAGAGTCACCACCTGCAGCAGCCACCCGCCTCGGCCCATGTCATCAGCGTCGAGCCTGCCGACTTCGTGGCGTGCGTTCAGCGCTTCGCAGCAGGGCCGGAGCTCTTAAAGTTCAAACGTTCACCATCGGTCCAGTTCCCGCCACGAGATTGCTTACTCTCGCTCACCACCGCCGCTGTCTCTGCGTCCACGAGGCTGCCGGCCACCGAGAGGGCCGTTCGGCCGCCGCTGCCTCTGGCTCTGCTCTGCCCTCCTACGGACTACGGAGCGGACGCTGCAGCGGACGCGGACAGCTCGGCAGCCGTTCTTAGCTTGCCGCGACGGCCGGGGATCCTGTCGCCTGCGGCTCTGCCGCCGGCTGCGTGCTCTGGGCAGTTCTCGCCGATGCCGTTTGACCCGAGCTGCCTCCCGGGGCTCAAGGAGCTGAGCCCCTTCTTCCTGTCCGCTGCCAGCAGGTGTGTAGAGGAGCTGGGATGCCTGTCCACGCTGAACCCAAGCACCGTGCTCCCCGGCGTGCCATGTCCGGCCACCGTCTCGATGCCTATGTTCTTCAGCAATGTCCCAGAAATGTAAGTGACTCTACCCTCCTGATTTGATTACCGTGTATTTTActtttatatatacacacacatgtcCTTTTGGATTGTTGGCTCCAAAAACATTAGCACTACTCCCAATTCTCGTTGGCAATCAGAATTAGAGCGCATAGCTCCGCCGCTAAAAAATAAAGCTGAATCTGGAATTCACCATGGAGCACCTCCACTGATCAAAGATCCAGCGTAGATCTACAAGGAAACTTTTTGGCTACACAGCAACTCTAGATCCACGAAACTTAGGTTTTGTTGGAATGACCTATTTTGTCCTTAGGGTGGCCCCATGTGTCAATGTTTGTGACCTATTATTTTCtctttttcattaaattaaataaaaatgtttctaaaaaataaataaaaattaacAAGCTTGTTCCCGGGTGGGCTTCTTCACATCGCCGCCGCTCCCCCATCAGCGCACCGCCACCGTGCCATTGCTGCCACGCCCCCAGGCACGAGGCCGGGTTGGGTGGGCTGGCTGGGCGGTTGCGCTGCTGGCCATGGGGGTTGTGAGCCCCGCCAAGGGTGCCACAACCATGGCCGCGCCCCCAGCCATGAAGCTGGCCATATGGGTGAGGGCGCGAGATCGCCGGCCATCAGGGAAGAAGGAGGTTGGGGAGGCCGCCGGCCGCAGAGGAAGAAGGGGGTGGGGGAGGTCGCCGACCGCTAAGGAAGAAGGAGGGGGTGGGGAGGTCGTCGGCCTCTTGGACTGTCGGCAACGATGGGAGGAAGGAGGTGGGCGGCGAAGGGTGTTGTACGGGAGAAGGAGAAGATGAAAAGAATAGAAAACGAATCGGTGCGGGAGAGAGGTGTGTAACCAATGACAATGGTGGGTAATTTCCACCCAAGTCCATGAGGATGTACGATAGAGGTTTTTGTGGAGCACCCCTCGAGGAACTCTACCAAAATGGTGAATATGGCCTCCCACAGATCCATCGTCTTGGTGAATCCAGATTTGTTGGAGCTAGAACGTTTGAATAATTTTTGTGTGAGATGAAGCTATTTTTGTTGAATCTATAGCTTGTGGAGTTATATGAAACAAACCCTTAACTTCAACTCTGCTCAGAGTTGCTTCTGCTCTATAAAATCCGACTGTCTCTGTAAAATAAACTCTATACGTGTAGTAACTGTATGCGTGGAGTGAATCGTGAGAAACTATTTTTTGAGCTACCAATCCACAGTTCATTTTAAAGAATCATCTCACAGAGTCAATATACAATCATTTTTCAATAAAATTGTTTAGCCGAGCTCCTCTCGAAGCTTTTCTAGAAGCTCTGACAAAAAGACTCCAACCTTCAGAAAATCATGTTTTAAACCTATATATATATTCGCAAAGTTGACAAGTAATTCCTCGCTAACTATTCTCCGTCGCCAGACGCGGTTCGGCCGTCCCTTCGCCGGTCTGCCGCCGCTTAGTTCCTTGTAGCGAAATGGCCGGCTCCGGCTCCACTGGTCCTCATCCGGTCCCACTCCTCTGCTGCCGCCGATGCTCGCGCCGCCCAGGTTGTGTGTGCCGCCGCCGCCTAAGCTCAGGCCGTCCAGGTTGTTGCCGGCCATGGGCCATGGCCATGGGGTGCCGACGCAAGGCACCTTCGTCGTTGGTCAGGGGGTGAGCTGTGCCCAGGCGAGCTCGGATCAGGGGGAGGCCGAAGGGGACGGATTTAGCGGCCAGGCAGCGCCGGGCAAATGCAGCCCACGCAGGCGACCACGTCTTGGGCAACACATGTTCCTGACCGTGATGCAGCAGATGGATGACATCTTAACGGTCAGTAAAGAAGAAAAACGAAACATTGTGAAGGCCACATGTTCCTAGACGTGTTGCAGCCGATGTTCTAGGTATGGAAATTGATTTCTATTTCTCGTGCTAGATGTGATGCACTGTGAAGACGACATGCAATGCAAATTGGCTTCAGTTTCATTTGCTAGAAACTAGAAATTGCTTGAAACTCTTCTAGCCGCGTAAGCCTCGCCCATGCACGCTATGCATTCGGTAAAATGCCACAAGGACCTGGGTGCTCTGCAACCCCTTGATCTGCTATGCCTCCTATGGACACTGAATTGTACAATTTTGTGAACATATAGTGCTGTGATTAGGGAAAAAAGATATATCAAATCACAAGAACCGGTGTGTAAAGGAAAAGCTGCGACTTGGAAGCAAACAGATGACATAAATCAAGGAGAAAAATATCAAACACTCCTGTATACTGCATATATCAAATCACCAGCCATATAGCATCCTAAGGGCATAATAGACTATTCCCACAAAAACCTGGAGCTAAGATGCGAGCCAAACAGGTAGAGCTGCTCCGTGGTGGAGCTGCTGTGGAGCTACATTTAATGGAGCAGAGCAGTTCTAGACAGACCCTAACAATAGGGTGGGCTGCTGCAGCTGTTTTTTTTTCAtccctttttttccttttttttttgcttcctcTGTTTATTTATTGTTTTTCTTCCTTCTATCTATATTAATATAATCATGACAAAGTTCTTGCTGTCCTTTTGAAAAAATAAATGCCCTGATTAACAACCGGGTTACTTTCCTAATCTTCATTCATTGTCGCAGTAAATCAGGCCGTGGGGAAGGAGCACCTGCTCCACCTGTTGGTGACGCCGAGCGATCTCCAAAAGCTGAACCGGCTGGTGACCCGCAAGTTGAAGTGTGTGCAGGCTCAATCAGGCAGCTCTTCCAGAGGCTTGTTCATGTTCGAACCACCATCTCATCCTTTGGTGGAAAGCTACCGTCCCATGCTTGGTTCAATCATGGCAAACATTTGACCTCAGATGCAGAAGAATCTCTGGAACATCTGCACTACAAGATGATCCTGGCCAAGCTTGGGGTTGGGACACACCTCAAGAAGGTAATGCCCAATGTGCCAGGGACTTGTTCCAAAACAACAGCTATAAGCTTCATGCACTTACTAGCTTCACAGGAACTTGTCATCTTACCAATTACTGACAAATTGGAGGGCCTTCGACATGGAAGCCCTGGATTGTCTGGTGCAGTTCTTGGGAACTACAGTGATATGTTGTCACT
This genomic interval carries:
- the LOC136532476 gene encoding uncharacterized protein isoform X1 is translated as MDTTASEPSSPRSRQLQGKRPPRLGVNAESLKIKKPAVTPRPKKSHHLQQPPASAHVISVEPADFVACVQRFAAGPELLKFKRSPSVQFPPRDCLLSLTTAAVSASTRLPATERAVRPPLPLALLCPPTDYGADAAADADSSAAVLSLPRRPGILSPAALPPAACSGQFSPMPFDPSCLPGLKELSPFFLSAASRCVEELGCLSTLNPSTVLPGVPCPATVSMPMFFSNVPEIKSGRGEGAPAPPVGDAERSPKAEPAGDPQVEVCAGSIRQLFQRLVHVRTTISSFGGKLPSHAWFNHGKHLTSDAEESLEHLHYKMILAKLGVGTHLKKVMPNVPGTCSKTTAISFMHLLASQELVILPITDKLEGLRHGSPGLSGAVLGNYSDMLSLSSSVMRCILLCRGILGVINIVNMEGKQESLELPVFAFDDLTYAGQNKGIGVNAHSVPARMTDPIYLSSMFIRSLLCLDLSSCSGLTQLPPSIGNLSNLAALKLSHCYSLHTLTMSIGSLKNLQILILSCCHELRNLPVSLCELSKLRLLDLAGCSSLENLPASLVNLGNLENLNLSYCKGLKELPQPFGNLQEQKYLNLSGSHRVDLDVECLCTLANLKSLTLSPLTSIQGFPDSFKDLANRLDSLRRWKKNQIHHQCGPKDMPTGGA
- the LOC136532476 gene encoding uncharacterized protein isoform X2, producing the protein MDTTASEPSSPRSRQLQGKRPPRLGVNAESLKIKKPAVTPRPKKSHHLQQPPASAHVISVEPADFVACVQRFAAGPELLKFKRSPSVQFPPRDCLLSLTTAAVSASTRLPATERAVRPPLPLALLCPPTDYGADAAADADSSAAVLSLPRRPGILSPAALPPAACSGQFSPMPFDPSCLPGLKELSPFFLSAASRCVEELGCLSTLNPSTVLPGVPCPATVSMPMFFSNVPEIKSGRGEGAPAPPVGDAERSPKAEPAGDPQVEVCAGSIRQLFQRLVHVRTTISSFGGKLPSHAWFNHGKHLTSDAEESLEHLHYKMILAKLGVGTHLKKVMPNVPGTCSKTTAISFMHLLASQELVILPITDKLEGLRHGSPGLSGAVLGNYSDMLSLSSSVMRCILLCRGILGVINIVNMEGKQESLELPVFAFDDLTYAGQNKGIGVNAHSVPARMTDPIYLSSMFIRSLLCLDLSSCSGLTQLPPSIGNLSNLAALKLSHCYSLHTLTMSIGSLKNLQILILSCCHELRNLPVSLCELSKLRLLDLAGCSSLENLPASLVNLGNLENLNLSYCKGLKELPQPFVFKAFLIPSKIWRIA